The DNA window CTATATCGGCTGATATTTGGATGGTCCTGTTCGAGCGGTAAAACGTGCATAGAAATGGATTTGTTTATAGAGTGTGTTGgcgaaaaaagagaaagaagtGAGGGGAAAGGCATATTAGAATAGAACAATAACTGGAAAGTATTTTAGGTCTAGACATAGTGTTCTTTTACTTATTCTTGTTTATTTCGGGGGACCATAGAACAAACTTGGTAGAGTTTCGGTGAGATAGAGAGAACAAGAGGGCGAGCAAGTGAGATTCTGTCCCTGTTGCCATGTAGCAAACAACAACACCACACAAGGACACACAAGACGCTTGCTGGGACTTCGATGTGGACAAATGGATGATCTCAGGCCAGCGGATCGGCTGCTGGCTCGTGGCTCATGGCTGGTTTCAGAGTTCGGTGGAAAGTTCCTTAGGCCGTGCATTTTGGGGTGGGTTAATCGGGGTACTTGCGGTGCGTTGCGGATTAGTATGCGATTAGGATAAGGATTAGCCATAGAGCGAGATCGAGACCGAGCTAGTTAGATAGTGGCAAGCTTGGTTGCAAAACTACTACAAAATGCAGATCGGGAGACCTAGTGCCTGGTTTTCGGGGTAGGGAGACAGCACAATGTTcatgtaatatatttatagatgGGTACAACTAGCGCATACAGGACATACAGAGAGTTCTAGATGGGCTAAGGCTGTAAGTACACCAGACGCGAGTCCCACTCGGTTCGGTGCCTTTGATTACTCCACACAAGGTTCGAGTTTAGGTATGCATTGGAGAGATGCGGTTATAATCTAGTAATTGGTAAAAGGTTAAAGATTTGTTGTGGTTTACCGTTCGGGGCCTTGGGAATCGTCGACAGACACAGTGGCTTTATACTGTGCCGCACATTATTCACACATTATTGGAGACACGGGCGGGCGGGCAGGCAGGCGGGCGGTTGATGGGCGGGCGGGCGTTCGGTTTCGGTTCGGTCGATGGGCGGGCGGGCAATCAGACAGGCGGGCGGGCGTTTGGTTGGTCGACAGACGGGCGATTTAGTATAAGTTTTTTATCGGTTGATTAATTCGCCGTTTTCGTTTTCATATAAAGAGAGTAGGTATTTCACTCAGGGAGGGGGAGGGCACCCACACAGATACAAACCCACATGGCACATGGAAATGGGGATTCGCACGCgtatatatacagatattagaatatatatatgggcGGTTTAGCCAAATTTTGTAGCATAGTGCACGGCAACAGGGGATGCAATTGATTCAATTCGGGTTCGAGTTCGAGTTCGGGTTTTGACATCGGGCCAGgccagtttcagtttcagatTCGGATACGGATAGAGATTTTGATCCGAGATTACCCAGTACCCGGGTGGGACATATAGACCAGAGACCATGGACCAGCGGTGCAGAGTGATGGTGCGGGCGGGCGGGCGATTATTGGTTGGTTGGAggttcgattcgattcgattcgtttcgtttcgatCGATAAAGTTCGGTTCGGTTCAGATGAGCGGTTGAAGATTTTTGTTGGGCGTGCGAACCGACGACAGTTCGATTTTTGGTTTGTTCAAATCGAAATCGATTTGTTGGTTACATATGGGGTGTACGCAAgaatagagagagagagaagagagagagagaaattGTTCATTTAGTTAAAAGGTTAATTAGCGGTGTAAATTTATcgttttatttcaatttgttcTTATCGAGTTATacaaaaactgaatttttgtcatggtttttattaaataaagcgCCTGTAGTATATATTACATATTGCATCCAAGCTCGATGGATTAAATTCCCCTGtacttattttttcttttttggaaaTGTACCTTTTTGAGTAACGAAACGATAAATAAAGAGAAACAGATTCGAAAACGGTAGCCAAACAGAGAAAGTGAGAGATAGTATGAGAGAAAGAGCGATATTAGCTAAGTGCAAGGACCCGAGTTAGTGAGAAGCGTGTTGGTCATCGAGTTGATTTCAAATTTCTCTAGAACATCCGCCTACTTAGAGGGCACAGAGATCGAGAAAGAGATATAGTGGGgaagagagaaagagagaaggGGAGATTGGGGACCGAGAGACAAGACAGGGTGCTCCTCGGACTCGGCGTTGCTATCGGTTTTTGGGGACTCCAACGCTCAGACTCGAGCTGGAGAGTTGGGCAGCTGCCAGAGACGAGATAATTGAGATAGAGATGGAGAGAGAGGGAGACAGAGTTCGCTAGAGAGACACAATGACAGAGGCAGACGTTTTCGGGATTCACTGAGGACATGGATTCGATTTGGTTATTTTTGCTTGTAACTTTCTAGTTTGTGGTGcaacaaataaaacataattgTAAATAATACTAGACGCTTCAATAGTGAATTATGCAGTTtgacttttttgttttgtggtgACTATGGGGTTTGTGTGATTATAGTACCTGAGTCCTCATCTTCTGGATGTGCTGTCCTCCTTTGCCAATCACTGCGCCAGCAATCTGTGAGAGAAATGCAAGAACATATTTGGTGTTCGTTAGTTAtacataattatatatatacgcTTTAATTATTGATTGTTGAAGCACTTACACTGCTGGGAATCAGAATGCGAACGGTCTCCTCGTTGCGGCGATTGCGCTTCTGGTCCTGTGGTCCCTCCCCTGCATCGTTCATTTCACGCTTCATTCTCAGTCTCTCTGCAATTGAAAAGGCGGAATTCGGATTACTATTAATCTCGCAATTGCTTAGCAAACTATGTTGATCTTTGGCCAGTTTCGGTTCAACTGACACATTAAATCGAACTGCCACTGCCTCGAGTCAACTCTCGGCAGCCGTAAATCGTTGTGGGTCGAATAGAGCTGTCACTTAAGCTAGGGATCAAATCTGGCTTTAATTTAGACTCAGAAGCTGGAACTCTATCGTTAAATTCAATGCTATCTTTTccaacaataaattaaataacatttagaAGCAAACTTCATAGCTATACAAATTGGAAATACCtaggaatatttttgtatttattgtattaaatgtttttaaggtaCCGTAAAGCAACGCTAGCTAGACGAATGATATTTTCAGCAACGTCAATTTCAATAAACCTAGGCAAACGTAAAATGCGACAAAATTCGGAGACTGCAGCCTATCTGATAATCTCCTTCTGAGAAAATGCCACCACTGATGACCAGATTCAGAGAAGGCATGAGGTGAGGCGCAGGTTTGTTGCCGTTGTTTGCCCACCGCAATTGaataacaatttaattcaGTTTCCATTTCAGAGCTAAGCTCTGAGCCGATCCGATCTGGTTCGTGCCGCAGCTGCACCTGACGACGATTCATCTAAGAGCCGCGCGTTGCACTCCCAATCTGGGTGGCATCAATCATCAAGTATACGCCCCGTGCCGCACAATGCTCCCCAGAAGCCCAGAAAGCGGAAATACCAGACAACCAACGCTCAAACGAAAgccatatttattatttctataaaaaatattcttgccTGGCACTGCACATacgatttatatatttatgttggCAAAATTGAGCAATCCACCATGTGCAATAACAATACAAAATGTAacgaaaaattataaatttatagaaAGGGAGCCCGGGGCAGTGGGTGAGAGCGTCTGTGTGGAACGATCTGCCCACAACAATAAGATGAAATCCCTCATTTTTTCCTGGCAATTCAGGTTTATTGTTATACCCTTAAACTGAGTAGCTCAACTGGAACAACAAGTTGTATGGGTTAtctaattgaaaaaattaatattttggtTTTCATATCATCGCATATCGTAGGtgccaaaaacaaataattttagaCAAGTATGAAATCTGAATTTCAAGTAAGCAGGTCTGTAgacaattattataaaatgaatCTTTATAACCAGTATTCTGAGAGAGTATTTGTAATTCGATGAGTCAAGCGCagatttgcttttgttttattgtcAGTGGTTTCACATGTCAAAATGGCAATTGTCCAagctgctgtggctgctgttAAGTTGTCAAATATCTGTTCGATATAACACACAGCAGCGACGGAAGATTAAACGAATTTTTTGAGGGCTCAAGAGGAGGCTCTAAAAGCTGGTTCGgcttgaaattgaaattgttgaGCGATGAAGTACAGGTGGAGTGTTACTTTATGTGGTGAGCGCGTGGGAAGAGCTTAAGGAAAGGTAGCCACCATCGATTCCGAGGTCTTTGGATGGTGATGCAATTGAAAATGGCTAGAATTTTTTGTAAGCTGTTTCCCACATAAATGGGAATTTGAGCATAAGTATTTTTGCAACAGAAAACTCATTTCTCAAGGTGTCCCAAAAGTTTCTAAAACGTgctaaataaacataaaaatcttGTCTACCATGTTACTTTCAGTTACAAGCCactattaaaaaagaaaaaccataCGCTGCTTAAAATACGGAAGTGTTTTCATCATCACCAATTTACCTTATTTTGTTCTAAATATATCACAATGTTCCactaattttattattgttggtaaatattttaaagatctTCTTTTCACATTCACAGAGTTCTTTCAGTTACATAACACTAGGGATCTGAGGATCCCACCAAATGGCAAGAGCAAGTGCAGAAAGCACCGCCCGAGAGTCCTGTACAAAAACTAATGAATACGATTTACCAGAACTGGGGCTATTTATACCGGAAAACCCATATATTAAAGCCCAAGGGCTGACCAATCGGAAGCTATAGGATCGGTATATGGACAGCGGAAGTCGTCGGCCAATAGAAATCGTACAAATCAAGTGACAATACCAAAAACAGGGGAAGTAACTGCTTATGGACACCGGATGCTAGGCAACCAGGATAATTGTACTGGATTGACCAAAACAGAAGCACTATACGGACTATAGAATAGATAAGTTCCTATATACGAAATGGGGACGAATACCCTATATATTGGTATCTCATGGGTAGAAAgtgcagttttttttttggaattttacaTATGTGAAATATGGATTCATTATATAAAATTGGCTCCTCTATACCCCCACCCAAAAGGTATGGGATATCTATGTACTACATATGTACACCCACAAATTGTATAGTCATTTCCCATACGCGCGGTGGGGCtgggaaataaattttaagttcGACATTAGACTAATAACCAGGCGTTCCAAACGGGCACAAGAACTGCAGTTTTCTTGCAGCTATATGCATTTTCGATGGAACTTCAGCTGATGTTTTCACATTATGCATATTTCAAAGGGATCATCAAAGGAGTAAGGTAGCGAAGTTGAGGCGAAAAGAGGCGGAACCCGTTTGTCTAAGATAGCAAATCGTTTAACTATTGATAGAGCAATCGCCATATACACCCCCTCGGCTAAATGCCTGTGAAATGCAACAAATTGCGCTGACCTGGACAAATATCATTAGGGGCGACCCACCATATCGCGAACGACGATGACGTGGCATTATACCAAAGGTTCCTCTGACGGACATGCATTATTCAGGCAAATtgcaataattttaaaactccGCAGTCCTTCCAAGATGAACTCCCCAAGACATACAAGTGCCACACTAAGAACGGGGCCACCCCATCTAAAAACTTATGGAACTCTGGGAGTATTAACAGCCGTTCCCAACGGGTTGGTAAACTAATTATAGGGTAATGTCTGTGACAGAGCTCCcagtcaaataaaaattggaaaCCCTTATAATCGAGCAGCAATTTAAGAGTGGAAATGGACTCGAGATTGCTTCCGTCCTTATCAGCACCTTTTGATTGCAGTTTGTTTGTGGTCGGACGATGGGAGAACTTTTCCAGCCGCAATTTTTACAGCTTCCTAGGAGAAAGGACTGCAAGTGGGGCACAGGGAACAAGAGAGAAAAATAAGGGGAAGGAGGAGAAAGTTAGCAGGCTGCTTGCATTCCTGAAAGTGACATAAATGACAGGTAAGCAATTATGTGAAAATCATTTGATTGCTGTCCACATCCTGTTCAAATAGCTTTTGACAGCGCACACGCGTCTGACCAACCACTTCCCTCGCCAGCCTAAGGCCCACCCACTGCCGTACCGGGCCACCCGCCCAGGAaccccaacaacaacaaaggacAATAATTTAAGTTGCTCGGCCAGGTGAGCGGTTGAAATTTTTTTCGTGCATGTATCCCCTCAGGCCAATACACTAATACGCAGGTGGGCTGGCTGACCACAAAAACGCAAACACAACACAACACAACCACTGTggcaggaaaaaataaattgaaggcAAAAGGGGAACAGTTGGAGAGTTTATGTCCAGCGAGACGCGGCAAGCCACATGAAAACGCGGTTTGTGGCTACCCaccaaaagcgaaaaaaaacaGGAAGGAAAGCTCACTTTGGCCTGCCGAAGTTTGAATACGCTCGCTGATACAACAAACTTTGTAATAGCCATTGCAGATACAGTATTTTCCTAAGTTACATTGATTGAAACCCCTATCAAATGCCTACCTAAAGTTGGCTAATTTTCATTTGAGCTTTAAAAATGAGAATGTAGGGTAGATTTGCCAGCAAAAGTTTCATAAGCTTATGGCCATTGTATAAATGCGGGGCATTTGGTAGCATAACTTAATAGACTTTTTTAAGAGGTTAAATTGCAAAGTTTGTCATTGACATATGGAGAACGAATATTTAAGagtattatttacatttagtTTGGACGAAAAATAGCCTACTACTCGCAAAGTGATGCTGACCGGGTacaatgtataaaaaaattaaggaagAATTTGAgcgctatttttttttagagccatttttgttcattttaagTGATCAAGTAAGTGCACAATAGAAACGGTTTTATAAAACAATGAacttaacttaactttttAGAATAAACCTTTTGAGGCATCCATTTGAATAacactttttcttttaatttttcacctGAGTGGGTTTTCTCCCCCGAGTCCCACGAGGATCAGAgtgttttaataaatgtatgtcattaaaatgttttaggtGGTTGCTTTAGTAATGGAAGTGCCCATATAAAATTAtagatttgaaaatgttttatacttaaaataattataaacattGTAAAAAGTTCTTAACATTTTAAAGGTGTTATCCCCGTTTATGTATTATGcaagtttatatttattggtTTCTTAATGTCCCAAAGTGTGCCTCTTAAACTGTGGAGCAAAGTCAATAACCAATCGGATTTTACGATTGGTATTTAAACTGTTGATgattaatttaaagaattgTCATAGGTTTAATTTATGGAAATGTCACGTGTGTGTGTTCACGCCTAAAGCCGTCCTGTCTGCTCGCCTATCCTGGCCACGCTTTTGGCTGGCGTAATTGGGTGGTGGGTGTATGCGTTTCAACTCTATAATTTAGCGGAAAAACAGCTAATGGACGTCATGTCCAACCAAAGAAGGGAAAAAAGAGTCGGCAACCAGAGGAAGGAATCAGGTTGAGGATATGACCACAGAAGTTGGGGGCCACAGGCGGAAATGCATACAATTGACAATTCTCATCGCCGTCGCGCAGCGTGTGTATTTGTATGTCCTGTTTGTGCTTGGTGGCCTGTCCACTTCAAGGCTTTTATGGACATGTCAGCGTGCTTAGCGGGCAGACAGGACCCACCAACTTCTCCCATCGCGTGTGGCTGTATAAATCGGGCGGCGGGGGCAATGGGGAGTTCAGCTGGTCCCTGCGCTAATAACTAATGTGCTTATGGCGTGTGCCATGTAGTGGTTGCTGCTCCGCTGCTCTATCCCATAGTATTCTATTCCAGTCCATTCTGCCCTGGGCTCTGTGCTGCCCCGGCCAACTTCTACAGTCTGATTACTATAGTTCGACTTGTCTTTGGCTGGTACACGAAAAGAAATTGATCAGGGTTATTACTCATTTAgaaatatttccatatttatttgaaaccaaaaagataacataaataaaaactgtCTCGGATTCCTATATAGATAAATGTAGCTTTTTCAAAACCTCATATAAATGAATTTCCCATAGTCCAACTATTATTTCGGTTTTAATTGGCAAAAGTCATATCAACACCAAAAGCAATTACGAATAGTCGTAGATTCGTTTTAGTGTATTCCACCCCATCACAATCGGGCAACCCCTAAAGTTGTTGCATTATTAAAAGGCTTCGATTGAAAAGTACTTTTCTTTCTTCCCAACCATCCCGTTCTCCATAGAACTCCGTTCTTCATGCTTTCCTTTATTGCTTCGGTTTATCTATTTCTGCGTTTGTCAACTGCATCTCTCGGCAATCCATCGTTAGCTAATTAATTGGAAATGCAAGAATTGAATTGCTGAATAGAAATACCAGTCAAGGTTTGAAAATCAGTAAAACTTGCTTGAATACGAAACGTGTTTCaagagattttttttattttttgcgatttgcataaaaatattGGCGCTTCTGCTTTACAGCATATTTCGTCTGTCATTCGAGACAAAAGCTATCGAAAACCATTGAGCGGAACATGTTTTGCGAACGCGATTGAGAAGGGAGAAAAAGATTGCCATCATTGGTACTTGTGGGGTCAGATACAAACATTCCAGTGGTACGATAGGCCAACCAGCATAGCTATCCCACATAAACTGAGCATAAAATCCATAAAGTCACCTACATAAATGCGGGTCATGTTAACTTCTTAGTATGCTCTGAATTTCGAACAGAATATGGATTCATGTGGGAAATCAACTACATCAGAGCGACCTACATCCGATAACCGTTTGCTGCACAATTGCAGCTTCACAGTATGTTTGGAATTtgttacttattttatttgacaATTCTAGGATGATTGCGTTGGAAATGCGACAAGCGTACATTTCCAAAACAAACCAAGAAAGGTTGGAAAATACAATAGGCAAaatgaatatattaaaatcaaaatctgGCCAATGCATAATCGAACtgaaataaagtatttaagtttgtcgttatttaaaaaattcgttTTGAGCAAagcggcaaacaaacaaatactTGCTTGTCATGCTTTTTATTTAACGATGACAAAATGCAATGCTCTCTAAATAAGCTGCAAAGAATATACCATGGAAAATAGAGTAGagatttaaagatattttagagaaaggaatatttttaaatagtgaagcaatgcaaaacaaaaatgttgactaaaaataaaagattaaaacaTTTAGGCTGCAGTTTTCTAGCTTCTAGACACTTTGTAGTCTCAAAATAACTAAAGTTTAAAGCATGAAacgttttaaaaacataaatgcCGGACAGAGACATTTGCGCACAAAAACAGCGAACCTTCCAACTCGTTGGGTTACCaggtattaaataaataaacaaaacatcGTATTGAGGTGCGTCACAGAAATCTCGTTTCACCGAAAACCATAAATTGGTGTCATAGAAATTTTTGACAAgtataatatttgaaaaacaaacagcGAACTGAGGCACACCTTTCAAGCTACTTTTTAACCAACTTTAAACTCCAAGACAGTTGTGTGATGGTAGTGTCAggtttatatacatttttaaaagttaattcaCCCTTTATACCCACCAAGTGGTCACTTTGGTTAACCAACTCATACTGCACACCTTTTACGCGAGAATTCAGTTCAATGTCAACGAACGCGCGCAAATAGCCGCGAAATATCTTTGGTATTGCTTCACTCGAAGTAAATGCTAGGAACACGAAAATAACTCAGCCCAACAAGGCAAATAAAAGCGAATTTTTGCACAAAACTGGAAATCTAAACAAAGGCAAAGGAGAATCGTTTGCCAGTATGAATTGCCAGTTAAAGAACGAAAAGCAAAAGTCGCAGAATTGCTGGGAAGATTTCGGCTGTGAGATGTTGCTAAAAAGCTTCGAAGCAGTGGGTTCAGCGGGGGAAGATGTGAAGAAGGGGGAGCGAGAAGAAAGTAAGATAGGAAGAGAGGGAGGTGGGAGGAGGGAGGGTGGTAATGAGCTGCAACCAGTCAACACAACGTGATTTGCGTTGTCTCCCTCTCCCTAGCTCTCCTTGCCATTTCCCCCTCTTCCAACCCATCGATTGATGCTAAAGCAACAACGGGCTTTACtatgaataaaatataggTTAGGCCTTTTCCTTATTTGTAAAATGCTGCCGAGCATTGAACTCTCGGCGCAGCGTGggagttttgtttttggagCAGCGAaactattttgttttgattttatctgtgtaaattataatgaaattatatGCGCCGGTAACCGCGTGGAGATAGAAGAAAAGAGGGGGAAAGGAGAGAAAGAAGGGCGAAacgagaaaaacaaaacaagccACCAAAGAGGATGGGCCAAAGataaaaacaacaactgcGACTCTGTTCTTGGAGTAAAAGCCGGCATGCgtgcgagcgagcgagaggaACGAGgcgggagagcgagagagagctAGGAGTATTTCTGTGTGCCCTGGTGGTTGTAAGAAAAAACTGTAAAAGTGAAGCGCCGAAGCCAAAAGAACGATTTTGGGGGGTGGAGTGGGGGGTTGGATCACACTAAACGCAAGGAAAATCGGCATGTATTGGCGAAACTTTTTCGCAGAAAATGTATTCCGAAAAACACAacaccgcacacacacacaccctcgCACTGCCTTTAGCCTGGTTTATTTGCCTCGCAAATTCGTTTTTCATTCGCGTCCCCCAGGCtgaaaggcaaaaaaaaaaggaaaactcaCCTATCGGGATGCCTTTGTTTTTTTCAGCTGCTAGTACGCTGCTGCCGCCAAACTCAGTCACTCAATACTCCAATTGTTATTCAACACGCTCTTGTTCGCCACTAACGCTGGctggtaaaatattatttaaaatatgtatagcACAAACACACGAGAGTTAAAATGCACAAAAAAGTTAGAGAGGAATACCAAAATGGCGTTTCATTCTGTCATCGATACGGGGCCATCGATAGATATCGGCATAGAACGCGCGTTTCACACTGGCCCAGTACAGTcctgaaattaataaataataaaaatagtttacaattttatattaCACAAATGTGTACTTGAGgattaaagtatattttagtttatttctctatttttaatcaattgtAATATAagatttgtataattttgttaTAATATGTATTGTTTAATATAACATAATATTGTCTGGTATAACATATAtagcttaaaaatatgtattattatattccaaaatttaaattaaatatttgccaataTTTGTACACAAgtataaaacatataaatataccgtaaatattatttaaccaaTATTTTGTATTCAGCACTCTAGTGTGAATTCACCGACTCTCAAATGTTGCGTCCTGTGACAGGGTTGCCATGAAGCCCATTAGTTGTAATCGATTTGGTATTCTACAGTAGAGTGTAACTGGTCACACATAATGTAAGgtaaaaacaaatgttcttaatttgaaattgctttaaaaatatgtcaACGGAGGAAATAGAAGCTGCATTTAAAGGACACCAGGGGACTGGTTCGCAGGTGAAGAAGGCCTACGAGGAGGCCATTGAAAAGACCTTTGTCGACTTGAGGTGAGTAAAAGATTTATGAATCCAGAGAtccgaaataaaatattgtttatattCAGCGCTTCACATCTGGAAGAGTGCGAAGCCATTTATGAGCAGCACGAAGAATCAGCTTTGGACACAGAATATATCATAAACCGCATTCGCAGTCTTATGACAAAGGCAGTTTTTGATCTTAACTCATGTTTTTTCGCCAGCAACAATCTGGAAAAGAAGATTGCAACTTTGGAGATGCTCAAGGAACAGTTTGCTCACTACGAAGGCAAGAATTGGTGCTGGTCAGTTATTAGCTAAGATAACACAAtagacatttaaaaaatggtaatcTCATACACAGGAATTTCAACACCGCCGTGCCCGACAAACTCACTCGCCCGTTGCGCATGCGATGTTTAGATTTCAGCCTGAATTTTGTGGAACAACAATTGAAGTCTCAGGAAAAGGAACTTGAGGTGCGCCCAGTTCGTATAAAGATTCACTATAAAGATACGCACTTTTAACTTGTAAtttatcaaataataaatgtaatcaTATTAATTACAGATTGCAACGGCCAAATACAACGATAATCGTGACCGAGTACAAAATCTGCTTGACGAGCGGCTGAAACTGAATGCCAAAATGAAGCAGCAATTATCTGAGTACAACTTACTAAAACCAGAACTAATCAAGATAGGGCagttaataaataattccTATTTGAAAAccgaaaatgaaataaattattaaaaggcTATGTTATGTTTGCTATtatgtttacttttgttttagcACTGAGTAaactattaaataaaaagtttcaatgaggtctttttatttataaatgttcaTAGTTGTTAAATTATGTACACTTTCCGACACTCCTTAAATCTTAGGGTACAATCCAATCTGATGACCTGACATGGCAACGAGTGAA is part of the Drosophila biarmipes strain raj3 chromosome 2R, RU_DBia_V1.1, whole genome shotgun sequence genome and encodes:
- the LOC108029566 gene encoding uncharacterized protein LOC108029566, whose translation is MSTEEIEAAFKGHQGTGSQVKKAYEEAIEKTFVDLSASHLEECEAIYEQHEESALDTEYIINRIRSLMTKAVFDLNSCFFASNNLEKKIATLEMLKEQFAHYEGKNWCWNFNTAVPDKLTRPLRMRCLDFSLNFVEQQLKSQEKELEIATAKYNDNRDRVQNLLDERLKLNAKMKQQLSEYNLLKPELIKIGQLINNSYLKTENEINY